A window of Synchiropus splendidus isolate RoL2022-P1 chromosome 9, RoL_Sspl_1.0, whole genome shotgun sequence contains these coding sequences:
- the cfap43 gene encoding cilia- and flagella-associated protein 43 isoform X10, whose product MKTMGKTRGLELRWIQGSTNQNIEFVGEKTVCYLCGSHICFLNLETKDQRVLESPGRGAGALTASGISGIFAFSERKLEPTVFIYSFPDLKLKQQLKGGALLDYTLLALSDGGPYLAGCSSVPAFTITIWNWESAESLCSLVQRGCDVVSLAFNPLNWLQFSVLGTSFITVWNIEKSVSTHVLKPSVIQLPAADGSFVEQALPPLLNANMEFTYYGPEMPPSSVSGVSGDDLESVWADLCSKPSLTPVAICWTTSSELYVGCQEGFLLLLDAETHAVSVVFDPTAPAANPELKQRSFQGLSLDRNGLIAVKKDRTVHRLIIKGTQVTIAQTWRFETPICAAMFSPDYETLLFTSSTGQIYRPSTGQSEGIVKVLDVLSGNFLAATFCQSSENICVSVREGGQLQLWSADGMCLGSLPLHVQATSLACCPSAAYAALGTASGQLLFIDLTEPRQPRLVHHIRLYHSAVQHIVFDQTGHFLLTAATDPNIYVLNARASLSFSVVGYTVVAGPVLSLSARYIAESRLVQVLTLCPGHERPTLEGCLLSLFTLSAENLAERHGRLSDEGLNMLTYEVPHPVSSCVLGLHSVFAYCHRRKTLQLFQLPQDAEARHETVELKQTKEVKGHPLGPATLVLSPDQRWLASLGRDGSLQIRDTSSMDHHVEKQSHSSGVGGVQSVSFSPDSHSLLTAGFEDGCLVCSQFRFEDADSNTATDLNEMLSSENSVLRGLPEWESPDEFVDRNKMDGEEVNVTKHEDSCDSPSRLTWLEIKHNRILQEDDEQYSVKKENLRKRLQELRDAVQDMVSENENASQMEQMDLQQFNLDVDGQRRLDAMVAEEVMQVLLTCLKYEMNIVRFRLFKSIFYEMQVKSEIEQKIQEKDALCAKLKKELWDSMMVKGRAVRAFHSDHEVKNFALTERTTKQLEDLRRVEHMRMLEKAAIKQQNSGQERLHDPTSGSEVKQGEGREVLTSSYSAQLGCSHPDLYDQLTLQTTDQRINQIILLQDVIHRVKTAFNNEFDAVHRQKVQEISHVRDRNRQIREIMAELELKEDLWEPEMTVSEMPERLFSVDNHEIETEKFLTPEQRQEEERKRQEEQKRLNAERDESRDRALEDMMAGVLEVKTQGFLKLEIPPPEFVLTKPDIHWTDEEKKLHQEFEKKSKVLCEEKEKYRKSLETEMKKLQASTAEFTEKFDGSVRRLFEMKIRSQMAVYQEELKIICLKHSIHLDEAMRNREVELTLKLEQTLALKEQLGNELMKQEQEVALFRESYESVLAEDRVRVNALTMAEMQAFLQRRNEENMAAEQQIQTLNRELESSLKTRNMLQMDTMVQALLKQGQVEVPITDLAPDYSGAVLLHRSVVEDLNRTIQALGEQKIATMEETKELRKGLIQMEWENKKRRMQIEDLKIKARDIQMLRLTEDQKEYLNKIDRDSRVSKQVSTLKKTIEFHKKAHFKAIEKHRLKIKQLKSQAGKKAEENAELDQQIQGMEVTVSELRHIWEATAFLEAHSTKRPAIKATGKGNM is encoded by the exons ATGAAAACAATGGGGAAAACGAGAGGTTTAGAATTAAG GTGGATTCAGGGCTCTACGAATCAAAACATTGAGTTTGTGGGTGAAAAAACTGTATGTTACTTGTGTGGAAGTCACATTTGCTTCCTGAATTTGGAGACCAAGGATCAGAGGGTGTTGGAGAGTCCTGGCCGAGGTGCTGGTGCTTTGACTGCGAGTGGCATCAGTGGCATCTTCGCTTTTTCTGAGCGAAAACTTGAACCCACCGTATTCATCTACTCATTCCCAGATCTGAAACTGAAACAGCAACTGAAAG GTGGTGCCTTGTTGGACTACACATTGTTGGCTCTAAGTGATGGGGGACCTTATTTGGCTGGATGCTCCTCCGTGCCTGCCTTTACCATCACTATATG GAACTGGGAAAGTGCTGAGTCACTGTGCAGCCTCGTGCAACGTGGGTGCGACGTTGTGTCGCTGGCATTCAACCCTTTGAACTGGCTTCAGTTTTCTGTTCTGGGGACGTCGTTTATCACCGTCTGGAATATTGAAAAGAGTGTGAGCACTCACGTTCTCAAACCGag TGTTATACAACTTCCTGCAGCTGATGGATCTTTTGTTGAACAAGCGCTTCCTCCCTTGCTCAATGCCAACATGGAATTTACCTATTACGGTCCAGAAATGCCTCCATCGTCCGTCTCAGGGGTTAGTGGAGACGACCTAGAGAGTGTCTGG GCTGACCTTTGCTCCAAACCCAGTCTAACTCCTGTCGCCATCTGCTGGACAACCTCGTCCGAGCTCTACGTGGGCTGCCAGGAAggcttcctgctgctccttGATGCCGAAACCCACGCTGTGTCAGTCGTCTTTGACCCCACTG CTCCAGCTGCAAATCCTGAACTGAAGCAGCGCAGTTTTCAAGGCTTATCTCTTGATCGGAACGGTTTAATTGCTGTGAAAAAG GACAGGACTGTGCACCGTCTGATCATCAAAGGGACTCAGGTTACTATCGCACAAACATGGCGATTTGAGACCCCCATCTGTGCTGCGATGTTCTCCCCAGATTACGAAACACTGCTATTCACTTCTAGCACG GGACAAATATACAGACCCAGCACTGGCCAATCGGAGGGGATTGTAAAAGTGCTGGATGTTCTCAGCGGAAACTTTTTGGCAGCCACTTTTTGCCAGTCCAGTGAGAATATTTGTGTG TCAGTGAGGGAGGGGGGACAACTGCAGCTGTGGTCTGCAGATGGAATGTGCCTCGGTTCTCTGCCACTTCATGTTCAG GCGACAAGCTTGGCCTGCTGTCCGAGTGCAGCGTACGCAGCCCTGGGAACTGCTTCAGGACAGCTCCTGTTCATTGATCTGACCGAGCCTCGACAGCCACGTTTGGTTCATCACATTCGTCTGTATCACTCTGCAGTGCAGCACATAGT CTTTGATCAAacaggtcacttcctgttgactgCGGCCACAGACCCAAACATCTACGTGCTCAATGCAAGAGCATCGCTGTCATTTTCCGTTGTCGGTTACACAG TTGTCGCAGGACCGGTTCTGTCCTTGTCTGCCCGCTACATTGCTGAGAGCCGGCTGGTCCAAGTTCTCACTCTGTGCCCTGGACATGAAAGACCAACTCTCGAGGGCTGCCTTCTTTCCCTTTTTACACTGTCTGCCGAAAACCTTGCAG AGCGTCACGGTCGTCTGTCAGACGAAGGCCTGAACATGTTGACCTACGAAGTGCCTCATCCTGTTAGCTCCTGCGTCCTTGGACTCCACTCTGTTTTTGCTTACTGTCACCGCAGGAAAACCCTTCAGCTTTTTCAGCTTCCGCAG GATGCAGAAGCCAGGCATGAGACGGTtgagctgaaacaaacaaaggaaGTGAAAGGTCACCCTCTGGGCCCAGCCACACTCGTACTTTCTCCAGACCAGAGGTGGTTGGCTTCACTGGGCAGAGATGGCTCGCTGCAAATCAGAGATACTTCCTCAATG GATCATCACGTGGAGAAACAGAGCCACTCCTCTGGTGTCGGAGGAGTTCAAAGTGTCTCTTTTTCTCCGGACAGTCACTCGCTCCTCACTGCTGGCTTTGAAGATGGTTGTCTGGTCTGCTCCCAGTTCAG ATTTGAAGATGCAGATAGTAACACCGCCACTGACTTGAATGAGATGTTGAGCTcagaaaactctgtgctccgtGGCCTGCCTGAGTGGGAGTCACCTGATGAGTTTGTAGACAGAAATAAG ATGGATGGGGAAGAAGTGAATGTAACGAAACATGAAGACAGTTGTGACTCACCGTCTCGCCTCACCTGGCTGGAAATAAAGCACAACAGG ATTTTGCAGGAAGATGATGAGCAATATTCTGTGAAAAAGGAAAACCTCAGAAAAAGACTCCAAGAGCTGCGTGATGCT GTCCAAGATATGGTCAGTGAAAATGAGAATGCTTCGCAAATGGAACAAATGGATCTCCAGCAGTTCAACCTGGATGTCGATGGGCAACGGAGACTGGATGCCATGGTGGCAGAAGAAGTCATGCAGGTCCTTCTCACCTGTTTAAAGTATGAAATGAATATTGTCCGTTTCAGATTATTCAAAAGCATATTTTATGAAATGCAGGTAAAGAGTGAGATTGAGCAGAAAATTCAGGAGAAGGATGCTCTTTGTGCCAAACTGAAGAAAGAACTCTGGGATTCGATGATGGTGAAAGGTCGAGCTGTCAGG GCATTTCACTCTGATCACGAGGTGAAGAACTTTGCTCTGACAGAGCGGACAACGAAACAGTTGGAGGATCTTCGTCGAGTTGAACATATGAGGATGCTAGAAAAGGCAGCTATTAAG cagcagaacaGTGGCCAGGAGAGGCTTCACGACCCGACCAGTGGAAGTGAGGTCAAACAAGGGGAAGGAAGAGAAGTGCTCACGAGTAGTTACTCTGCCCAGCTGGGATGCTCACACCCAGACCTGTATGATCAGTTGACCCTGCAAACCACTGATCAGAGGATCAACCAGATCATTCTGCTGCAG GACGTTATCCACAGAGTCAAGACGGCTTTCAACAATGAATTTGATGCCGTGCACAGACAGAAGGTGCAGGAGATCAGCCACGTGAGAGACAGGAACCGGCAAATTAGGGAGATCATGGCGGAACTGGAACTGAAAGAGGACCTCTGGGAGCCTGAAATGACTGTCAGCGAGATGCCGGAGAGACTTTTTAGTGTAGACAACCACGAG ATAGAAACAGAGAAGTTCCTCACCCCTGAGCaaagacaggaagaagagcGGAAGAGGCAGGAGGAGCAGAAACGTTTGAACGCAGAG cgtGATGAGTCCAGAGATAGGGCGCTGGAAGACATGATGGCCGGAGTTCTAGAAGTCAAAACTCAGGGCTTCCTGAAACTG GAAATACCTCCGCCTGAGTTTGTTTTGACCAAACCTGACATCCACTGGACCGACGAGGAGAAAAAGCTGCATCAagagtttgaaaagaaaagcaaagttctgtgtgaggagaaggagaagtacAGAAAG TCTCTTGAGACGGAGATGAAAAAACTTCAGGCGTCCACGGCTGAATTCACAGAGAAGTTTGATGGGAGCGTGAGAAGgttgtttgaaatgaaaattcgAAGTCAGATGGCTGTTTATCAG GAGGAGCTGAAAATAATATGTCTCAAGCACTCGATCCATCTGGATGAAGCGATGAGAAACCGTGAAGTGGAGCTCACGCTGAAACTTGAACAAACCCTGGCACTCAAG GAACAATTGGGAAATGAGCTGATGAAGCAAGAACAAGAGGTGGCATTGTTTCGGGAGTCGTATGAAAGCGTCCTGGCGGAGGACAGG GTCAGAGTAAATGCTCTCACTATGGCTGAGATGCAGGCATTCCTGCAAAGGAGGAATGAAGAAAATATGGCAGCTGAGCAACAAATCCAAACTCTTAACCGTGAACTTGAAAG TTCACTAAAGACGAGAAACATGCTCCAGATGGACACCATGGTGCAGGCCTTACTGAAACAGGGCCAGGTGGAGGTCCCCATCACAGATCTGGCCCCGGACTACAGTGGCGCTGTGCTTCTCCACCGGAGTGTTGTGGAGGACCTCAACAGAACCATCCAG GCACTAGGTGAACAAAAAATTGCCACCATGGAGGAAACTAAAGAACTGCGTAAAGGCCTGATCCAAATGGAGTGGGAAAACAAGAAGCGGAGAATGCAGATAGAAGATCTGAAGATCAAGGCCAGGGATATCCAGATGTTGCGCCTCACTGAGGATCAGAAAGAG TATCTCAACAAAATCGACCGTGACAGTCGAGTGTCCAAGCAAGTGTCCACGCTGAAGAAGACCATAGAGTTCCACAAGAAG GCTCATTTTAAAGCCATCGAGAAGCACAGGTTGAAAATCAAGCAGCTCAAGTCTCAAGCAGGAAAGAAAGCTGAGGAGAACGCAGAGCTGGATCAGCAGATACAAGGCATGGAGGTGACAGTGTCGGAGCTGAGGCACATCTGGGAAGCTACAg
- the cfap43 gene encoding cilia- and flagella-associated protein 43 isoform X12, protein MEFTYYGPEMPPSSVSGVSGDDLESVWADLCSKPSLTPVAICWTTSSELYVGCQEGFLLLLDAETHAVSVVFDPTAPAANPELKQRSFQGLSLDRNGLIAVKKDRTVHRLIIKGTQVTIAQTWRFETPICAAMFSPDYETLLFTSSTGQIYRPSTGQSEGIVKVLDVLSGNFLAATFCQSSENICVSVREGGQLQLWSADGMCLGSLPLHVQATSLACCPSAAYAALGTASGQLLFIDLTEPRQPRLVHHIRLYHSAVQHIVFDQTGHFLLTAATDPNIYVLNARASLSFSVVGYTVVAGPVLSLSARYIAESRLVQVLTLCPGHERPTLEGCLLSLFTLSAENLAERHGRLSDEGLNMLTYEVPHPVSSCVLGLHSVFAYCHRRKTLQLFQLPQDAEARHETVELKQTKEVKGHPLGPATLVLSPDQRWLASLGRDGSLQIRDTSSMDHHVEKQSHSSGVGGVQSVSFSPDSHSLLTAGFEDGCLVCSQFRFEDADSNTATDLNEMLSSENSVLRGLPEWESPDEFVDRNKMDGEEVNVTKHEDSCDSPSRLTWLEIKHNRILQEDDEQYSVKKENLRKRLQELRDAVQDMVSENENASQMEQMDLQQFNLDVDGQRRLDAMVAEEVMQVLLTCLKYEMNIVRFRLFKSIFYEMQVKSEIEQKIQEKDALCAKLKKELWDSMMVKGRAVRAFHSDHEVKNFALTERTTKQLEDLRRVEHMRMLEKAAIKQQNSGQERLHDPTSGSEVKQGEGREVLTSSYSAQLGCSHPDLYDQLTLQTTDQRINQIILLQDVIHRVKTAFNNEFDAVHRQKVQEISHVRDRNRQIREIMAELELKEDLWEPEMTVSEMPERLFSVDNHEIETEKFLTPEQRQEEERKRQEEQKRLNAERDESRDRALEDMMAGVLEVKTQGFLKLEIPPPEFVLTKPDIHWTDEEKKLHQEFEKKSKVLCEEKEKYRKSLETEMKKLQASTAEFTEKFDGSVRRLFEMKIRSQMAVYQEELKIICLKHSIHLDEAMRNREVELTLKLEQTLALKEQLGNELMKQEQEVALFRESYESVLAEDRVGTKLENHLLSIFTYLSFKILDKDFRKEFLDLPRVVVDHLYKLFKRRPRVQKLRTENSSKPFKEQTPCASQGPDAFDKMLKAMEELDAKENMPEGLNPSVWERFCHVRRAKAASEQKVRVNALTMAEMQAFLQRRNEENMAAEQQIQTLNRELESSLKTRNMLQMDTMVQALLKQGQVEVPITDLAPDYSGAVLLHRSVVEDLNRTIQALGEQKIATMEETKELRKGLIQMEWENKKRRMQIEDLKIKARDIQMLRLTEDQKEYLNKIDRDSRVSKQVSTLKKTIEFHKKAHFKAIEKHRLKIKQLKSQAGKKAEENAELDQQIQGMEVTVSELRHIWEATAFLEAHSTKRPAIKATGKGNM, encoded by the exons ATGGAATTTACCTATTACGGTCCAGAAATGCCTCCATCGTCCGTCTCAGGGGTTAGTGGAGACGACCTAGAGAGTGTCTGG GCTGACCTTTGCTCCAAACCCAGTCTAACTCCTGTCGCCATCTGCTGGACAACCTCGTCCGAGCTCTACGTGGGCTGCCAGGAAggcttcctgctgctccttGATGCCGAAACCCACGCTGTGTCAGTCGTCTTTGACCCCACTG CTCCAGCTGCAAATCCTGAACTGAAGCAGCGCAGTTTTCAAGGCTTATCTCTTGATCGGAACGGTTTAATTGCTGTGAAAAAG GACAGGACTGTGCACCGTCTGATCATCAAAGGGACTCAGGTTACTATCGCACAAACATGGCGATTTGAGACCCCCATCTGTGCTGCGATGTTCTCCCCAGATTACGAAACACTGCTATTCACTTCTAGCACG GGACAAATATACAGACCCAGCACTGGCCAATCGGAGGGGATTGTAAAAGTGCTGGATGTTCTCAGCGGAAACTTTTTGGCAGCCACTTTTTGCCAGTCCAGTGAGAATATTTGTGTG TCAGTGAGGGAGGGGGGACAACTGCAGCTGTGGTCTGCAGATGGAATGTGCCTCGGTTCTCTGCCACTTCATGTTCAG GCGACAAGCTTGGCCTGCTGTCCGAGTGCAGCGTACGCAGCCCTGGGAACTGCTTCAGGACAGCTCCTGTTCATTGATCTGACCGAGCCTCGACAGCCACGTTTGGTTCATCACATTCGTCTGTATCACTCTGCAGTGCAGCACATAGT CTTTGATCAAacaggtcacttcctgttgactgCGGCCACAGACCCAAACATCTACGTGCTCAATGCAAGAGCATCGCTGTCATTTTCCGTTGTCGGTTACACAG TTGTCGCAGGACCGGTTCTGTCCTTGTCTGCCCGCTACATTGCTGAGAGCCGGCTGGTCCAAGTTCTCACTCTGTGCCCTGGACATGAAAGACCAACTCTCGAGGGCTGCCTTCTTTCCCTTTTTACACTGTCTGCCGAAAACCTTGCAG AGCGTCACGGTCGTCTGTCAGACGAAGGCCTGAACATGTTGACCTACGAAGTGCCTCATCCTGTTAGCTCCTGCGTCCTTGGACTCCACTCTGTTTTTGCTTACTGTCACCGCAGGAAAACCCTTCAGCTTTTTCAGCTTCCGCAG GATGCAGAAGCCAGGCATGAGACGGTtgagctgaaacaaacaaaggaaGTGAAAGGTCACCCTCTGGGCCCAGCCACACTCGTACTTTCTCCAGACCAGAGGTGGTTGGCTTCACTGGGCAGAGATGGCTCGCTGCAAATCAGAGATACTTCCTCAATG GATCATCACGTGGAGAAACAGAGCCACTCCTCTGGTGTCGGAGGAGTTCAAAGTGTCTCTTTTTCTCCGGACAGTCACTCGCTCCTCACTGCTGGCTTTGAAGATGGTTGTCTGGTCTGCTCCCAGTTCAG ATTTGAAGATGCAGATAGTAACACCGCCACTGACTTGAATGAGATGTTGAGCTcagaaaactctgtgctccgtGGCCTGCCTGAGTGGGAGTCACCTGATGAGTTTGTAGACAGAAATAAG ATGGATGGGGAAGAAGTGAATGTAACGAAACATGAAGACAGTTGTGACTCACCGTCTCGCCTCACCTGGCTGGAAATAAAGCACAACAGG ATTTTGCAGGAAGATGATGAGCAATATTCTGTGAAAAAGGAAAACCTCAGAAAAAGACTCCAAGAGCTGCGTGATGCT GTCCAAGATATGGTCAGTGAAAATGAGAATGCTTCGCAAATGGAACAAATGGATCTCCAGCAGTTCAACCTGGATGTCGATGGGCAACGGAGACTGGATGCCATGGTGGCAGAAGAAGTCATGCAGGTCCTTCTCACCTGTTTAAAGTATGAAATGAATATTGTCCGTTTCAGATTATTCAAAAGCATATTTTATGAAATGCAGGTAAAGAGTGAGATTGAGCAGAAAATTCAGGAGAAGGATGCTCTTTGTGCCAAACTGAAGAAAGAACTCTGGGATTCGATGATGGTGAAAGGTCGAGCTGTCAGG GCATTTCACTCTGATCACGAGGTGAAGAACTTTGCTCTGACAGAGCGGACAACGAAACAGTTGGAGGATCTTCGTCGAGTTGAACATATGAGGATGCTAGAAAAGGCAGCTATTAAG cagcagaacaGTGGCCAGGAGAGGCTTCACGACCCGACCAGTGGAAGTGAGGTCAAACAAGGGGAAGGAAGAGAAGTGCTCACGAGTAGTTACTCTGCCCAGCTGGGATGCTCACACCCAGACCTGTATGATCAGTTGACCCTGCAAACCACTGATCAGAGGATCAACCAGATCATTCTGCTGCAG GACGTTATCCACAGAGTCAAGACGGCTTTCAACAATGAATTTGATGCCGTGCACAGACAGAAGGTGCAGGAGATCAGCCACGTGAGAGACAGGAACCGGCAAATTAGGGAGATCATGGCGGAACTGGAACTGAAAGAGGACCTCTGGGAGCCTGAAATGACTGTCAGCGAGATGCCGGAGAGACTTTTTAGTGTAGACAACCACGAG ATAGAAACAGAGAAGTTCCTCACCCCTGAGCaaagacaggaagaagagcGGAAGAGGCAGGAGGAGCAGAAACGTTTGAACGCAGAG cgtGATGAGTCCAGAGATAGGGCGCTGGAAGACATGATGGCCGGAGTTCTAGAAGTCAAAACTCAGGGCTTCCTGAAACTG GAAATACCTCCGCCTGAGTTTGTTTTGACCAAACCTGACATCCACTGGACCGACGAGGAGAAAAAGCTGCATCAagagtttgaaaagaaaagcaaagttctgtgtgaggagaaggagaagtacAGAAAG TCTCTTGAGACGGAGATGAAAAAACTTCAGGCGTCCACGGCTGAATTCACAGAGAAGTTTGATGGGAGCGTGAGAAGgttgtttgaaatgaaaattcgAAGTCAGATGGCTGTTTATCAG GAGGAGCTGAAAATAATATGTCTCAAGCACTCGATCCATCTGGATGAAGCGATGAGAAACCGTGAAGTGGAGCTCACGCTGAAACTTGAACAAACCCTGGCACTCAAG GAACAATTGGGAAATGAGCTGATGAAGCAAGAACAAGAGGTGGCATTGTTTCGGGAGTCGTATGAAAGCGTCCTGGCGGAGGACAGGGTTGGTACCAAGTTAGAAAATCATCTGTTATCAATCTTTACCTATCTTTCTTTCAAGATCCTCGACAAAGATTTTAGGAAAGAGTTTCTGGATTTGCCGAGAGTTGTCGTGGATCATCTCTATAAACTCTTCAAAAGGAGGCCCAG GGTTCAGAAATTAAGGACTGAAAACAGCTCCAAACCTTTTAAAGAGCAAACTCCGTGTGCGTCTCAAGGTCCGGATGCTTTTGACAAAATGCTGAAGGCAATGGAGGAGCTGGACGCGAAAGAAAATATGCCCGAGGGCTTGAACCCGTCAGTGTGGGAGAGATTTTGTCACGTGCGCAGAGCGAAAGCAGCCAGTGAGCAGAAG GTCAGAGTAAATGCTCTCACTATGGCTGAGATGCAGGCATTCCTGCAAAGGAGGAATGAAGAAAATATGGCAGCTGAGCAACAAATCCAAACTCTTAACCGTGAACTTGAAAG TTCACTAAAGACGAGAAACATGCTCCAGATGGACACCATGGTGCAGGCCTTACTGAAACAGGGCCAGGTGGAGGTCCCCATCACAGATCTGGCCCCGGACTACAGTGGCGCTGTGCTTCTCCACCGGAGTGTTGTGGAGGACCTCAACAGAACCATCCAG GCACTAGGTGAACAAAAAATTGCCACCATGGAGGAAACTAAAGAACTGCGTAAAGGCCTGATCCAAATGGAGTGGGAAAACAAGAAGCGGAGAATGCAGATAGAAGATCTGAAGATCAAGGCCAGGGATATCCAGATGTTGCGCCTCACTGAGGATCAGAAAGAG TATCTCAACAAAATCGACCGTGACAGTCGAGTGTCCAAGCAAGTGTCCACGCTGAAGAAGACCATAGAGTTCCACAAGAAG GCTCATTTTAAAGCCATCGAGAAGCACAGGTTGAAAATCAAGCAGCTCAAGTCTCAAGCAGGAAAGAAAGCTGAGGAGAACGCAGAGCTGGATCAGCAGATACAAGGCATGGAGGTGACAGTGTCGGAGCTGAGGCACATCTGGGAAGCTACAg